AGAAATTGTCCCTAGGCTTCAAGAGTTGGAAGGAGAAATTATTATTGCGGGTCATTGTGATAATACCGCGATACCACCTGAATTACAATCAAAATATAACTCGGTTCGAGAATTGTCTTTTGCTAAAGCATTGGCAGTGCTTAATTGCTTAGAATCTTGGGGGATAGCCAAAGAGCGATTGGTCTGTATTGGTTATGGTAATATTCGTCCTATTGCTGATGATAATTTAGAAACCGGTCGAGTCCAAAATCGTCGAATAGAAATAATTGTCAATCCTTTTTAAGTTTAATAACATATTTAAGTTTAGTAACATAAGTAAATTCAGAAATAAGTAAAAATGCAAAATACATTGTGTGTAAGAAACAAGATATTATTGTTGTTGAACTCAATAATTTGTTGTGGGTTATTTGCTCATTTGCCCCAAGATACACTTAAAAAAGAGACACAGCCGACAAAACATCGGCAGCAAATTTATTATAAATCAAGCAGTAAGGCAATGTTTTTATCCGCAATATTTCCGGGGGGTGGTCAATTTTATACCCAGAATTATCTCAAGGGTGTTTTTGTCGCTGGGGTTGAAGGCGCACTTGTATCTTATGCAATAAAAAATCATTTAGATTATAAAAATACCAATAATGCCGAGTTTCGAAACCGCGCAACAAATTTACTTTGGTGGTTAGCATTAGTAAAAATTTTTTCTCTTGCGGATGCTTATGTCTCAGCTAATATGTTTAAATTCAAAGAACAACAAAAATTAACAGTAAAGCATCAAATTTATGAATCCGTTTTGAAATCTGCCATTCCCAGCGACGGTAGCAAAATAATATGTAGTCGACAGCACTTACTGCATCTATCAAATAGATATGTCTATGAAAAGAAAACTCTAATCCAATCTAAATAGATACAAAGGGCGTACTTTGATTAATAAGTAAATTAATAGGGTGGTTGGACATTGCAAAGCGATGGATAATATTTTGGGTAAATTTAAACTTTATATTTTAAAAATAAAGGTGTATCCTCGTATGAGGCATAATTTACTTATTATTGACAAAATGCTAAAATAATTTTATAATATATATAAAACAAAATGTGCTATATTTTATAATAAATACTACATTGAACCACAGGACATATAATAGTGGTTCAATAGCAAGAAATCGGGTTAGAAGATAATATGCCAGATGAAGATTTAGAATTGTCGTTAGAACGGCAATACGGCGTTCCTTATATTGATTTATTGCAGTTTAAGTTAGACCCGGAGTTGTTAGGTAGTTTTCCTGAGCAGTTTTTACGAAATTCTAAAGTATGTCCGCTTTTCCGTTCAGGGAATGTTTTAGCAGTTGCAATGGTTGACCCACATGATATTGTTACGATTGACGAATTGAGAAGACAAACTGGATTAGAAATTGAACCAATGGTTTGTAAAGAAAGTGATTTATTACAAGTGATAAATCAATTCTATAGCACGCAAGTAGCAACTACTTCGGAAGAAGTTTTACCGGAACCAGAAGAAGTGACAACTTTGGAACCGGATGAAGAAGTTGGAATAGCGGAATTGGATGCTTCGCCTCGCAAATTGGAAGAAATGGCTTCAGAAGCGCCGGTCGTGCGATGGGTCAATCAACTGTTAATTAGGGCAGTCCGAGAACGGGCCTCGGACATCCATATTGAACCATCGCGAAACGGCATTTCAGTTCGGTTTAGAATTGATGGCGTGCTACATCCAGTGACATCGCCACCGAAAAAATTGGAACTAGGGGTAATTTCGCGTATAAAAATAATGTCGCGGATGAATATTGCGGAAAAACGAGTTCCACAAGATGGTCGTTATGGCGCGATAATTGATGGTCGAGAAATTGATTTCCGTGTCTCAACTTTTCCTACAACCTATGGTGAAACTGTGGTTATGAGAATATTGGACCGTGTGCGTCTGCTCTCGCTAAGTGATTTAGGATTTTCAAAACAAGATTTTGAAAAGATCAAGTCAATGATTGCCAAACCCCATGGCGTAATAATTGTCTCTGGACCTACAGGTAGCGGAAAGACTACAACTTTATATGCTATTTTAAATGAAATTAGAGGCACAGAAAAAAATATTATCACGATTGAAGACCCAGTTGAGTATGATATTGACAATATCTCACAATCACAAGTTAATTTACGAGCCGGTTACACTTATTTAGTTGGTTTACGACATATCTTAAGGCAAGACCCAGATGTTATAATGATTGGCGAGGTTCGAGATGGAGAAACTGCGGGTGTTGCTATTCGGGCGGCGCTTACCGGACAACTCGTTTTTACCAGTCTGCACGCAAACGATGCACCAGGCACTATTACGCGTCTAATTGACATGGGGGTTGAACCATTTTTAGTTGCATCAGCAGTAGAAGGTGCTGTGGCGCAACGTTTAGTGAGAAGGATTTGCCAGAGATGCAAAGAACCATATCATCCACCAGCAAAACTGCTTAGTGAACTCGGACTAAGTAGCGACATCCAGTTTTTTAAAGGCCGGGGCTGCGACCGGTGTCGAAATACCGGATATTCCGGAAGAATTGGTATCTTTGAAATCCTAAAAAATACTGATAGGATTCGTGATTTAATCATTACACGGCCAACCACCAGTGCCTTACGACAACTTGCTCGTCAAGAAGGTATGCATACTCTTTGGGAAGATGGTTTACAGAAAGTGCTTGCTGGTATTACGACGCTTGATGAATTAATGAAAGAAGCCGAGAAAATCTAATGGATAAATGTCTTGAAAATACAACTAAATTTGTTACTTGCCACTAAAGATATGGAGAAAACAAAAATTGGACTCTATCTCTTTAGGGCTAAAATGCAATGATTCTTAAACGCTATGCCTTTATTTAGATATAAAGTTAGAAACAAAGATGGTGTAATTTTATCCGGAACATTAGAGGGTGTTGATTTAGCCGGTGTTTTAGAGCGACTTGATGCCTTAGGTTATATTCCAATCTCGGTTACAGAAGACAAATTAAAAAAGCCCCTGACAGGAAAAGAGATAACAATCCCTTTTTTGAGACCAAGAGTAAAATTAGTTGACTTAATTACTTTTACTCGACAGTTTGTTACACTTCATAAAGCGGGTTTACCGATGTTGACTGCGATTAATGCGTTAAAAGCCCAGACAAGAAATAAAGAAATGGCTCGGGCTTTAGACGGAATTTCTCGGGATTTGATGGGAGGAGTAACTTTATCGACAGCATTATCTCGATATCCTCATATTTTTAATGAACTTTATGTCAATTCGGTGTGGGCGGGTGAAACCGGGGGGGTCTTAGATGAGATATTGTCGCGGATTGCCGA
Above is a window of candidate division WOR-3 bacterium DNA encoding:
- a CDS encoding GspE/PulE family protein; amino-acid sequence: MPDEDLELSLERQYGVPYIDLLQFKLDPELLGSFPEQFLRNSKVCPLFRSGNVLAVAMVDPHDIVTIDELRRQTGLEIEPMVCKESDLLQVINQFYSTQVATTSEEVLPEPEEVTTLEPDEEVGIAELDASPRKLEEMASEAPVVRWVNQLLIRAVRERASDIHIEPSRNGISVRFRIDGVLHPVTSPPKKLELGVISRIKIMSRMNIAEKRVPQDGRYGAIIDGREIDFRVSTFPTTYGETVVMRILDRVRLLSLSDLGFSKQDFEKIKSMIAKPHGVIIVSGPTGSGKTTTLYAILNEIRGTEKNIITIEDPVEYDIDNISQSQVNLRAGYTYLVGLRHILRQDPDVIMIGEVRDGETAGVAIRAALTGQLVFTSLHANDAPGTITRLIDMGVEPFLVASAVEGAVAQRLVRRICQRCKEPYHPPAKLLSELGLSSDIQFFKGRGCDRCRNTGYSGRIGIFEILKNTDRIRDLIITRPTTSALRQLARQEGMHTLWEDGLQKVLAGITTLDELMKEAEKI
- a CDS encoding OmpA family protein, encoding MRFIGWIFSLLILIVFILFYNLRYNPLHNELIKIKQENLLWQSQIKELEGKLARLSTTKEPIFKQTYLWDELFAGPASFSLTQPAQVMLKEIVPRLQELEGEIIIAGHCDNTAIPPELQSKYNSVRELSFAKALAVLNCLESWGIAKERLVCIGYGNIRPIADDNLETGRVQNRRIEIIVNPF
- a CDS encoding DUF5683 domain-containing protein — translated: MNSIICCGLFAHLPQDTLKKETQPTKHRQQIYYKSSSKAMFLSAIFPGGGQFYTQNYLKGVFVAGVEGALVSYAIKNHLDYKNTNNAEFRNRATNLLWWLALVKIFSLADAYVSANMFKFKEQQKLTVKHQIYESVLKSAIPSDGSKIICSRQHLLHLSNRYVYEKKTLIQSK